Proteins from a single region of Mytilus trossulus isolate FHL-02 chromosome 2, PNRI_Mtr1.1.1.hap1, whole genome shotgun sequence:
- the LOC134707660 gene encoding uncharacterized protein DDB_G0287625-like, with amino-acid sequence MVIYIMCSLEKGVKMLLILILLLSYPISTRAVIINGMQCQCTCTDPKIPNQKVDTNGNLKVKPNSQKSTNVKTADITNSSQNLTKDKQQMSTENKKDKTILVSKDQISRIKGDKTSGVVNYNKNINDKSNNSVHKNKKGQKNSNYVQIGPTYGAGKKYPMASHGYIVPLNDKTIVPANPNKQEIGNKIAKNEKDIFQMFKSELDIIGKKQKSNTDNNVRTGDSTAPTNTNNNNNGNFPGNNRPFNINRNNGNNNNNNNQWQTQNRNYGNNNNPNNGNNNNNNQLRKGNNNNNQQWNQNNNNNNNNQQWNQNNNNNNNNQQQWNPNNNNNNNNNNNNQQWNQNNNNNQQWNQDENNNNKNNQQLNQNNKVNQPQNQNINKDHQRNQNNKQNQPLKPQYNKNDVDKLWKTMGSLIVSKLQSISQPSPQRTQKNGRSFPNESSRNQRRRRRKKKVGTTMSPHDMAEEMFGTSEVDPAILEMLAKSNKNKFQL; translated from the coding sequence GTGTAAAGATGCTTCTTATTTTAATTCTTCTTTTAAGTTATCCCATTTCTACAAGAGCTGTCATCATAAATGGCATGCAATGTCAGTGTACGTGTACTGATCCTAAAATTCCAAACCAAAAAGTCGATACCAATGGAAATCTTAAGGTGAAACCTAACAGTCAAAAGTCAACCAACGTCAAAACTGCTGACATCACAAATAGTTCACAAAATCTGACTAAAGATAAACAACAGATGTCAACAGaaaataagaaagataaaaCAATTTTGGTCAGTAAGGATCAAATATCTCGTATAAAGGGAGACAAAACAAGTGGTGTTGtgaattataataaaaacattaacgACAAAAGTAACAATTCagtacataaaaataaaaaaggacaaaagAATAGTAATTATGTACAAATTGGTCCTACGTATGGTGCGGGGAAAAAGTATCCTATGGCAAGTCATGGGTATATTGTACCgttaaatgacaaaacaatagTGCCAGCGAATCCAAACAAACAAGAAATTGgcaataaaattgcaaaaaacgaaaaagatatatttcaaatgtttaaaagcGAATTGGATATAATTGGaaagaaacagaaatcaaaTACAGATAACAACGTAAGGACTGGAGATTCGACTGCACCTACAAACACTAATAACAACAACAATGGTAACTTTCCCGGAAACAATCGACCATTTAACATTAACCGGAATAACgggaataataataataacaacaatCAGTGGCAGACACAGAACAGAAATTATGGCAATAATAACAACCCTAACAATggtaataataacaataataaccAACTGAGGAAAGGAAACAACAATAATAATCAACAATGGaatcaaaacaacaacaacaacaataataacCAGCAATGGaatcaaaacaacaacaataataacaataacCAACAACAATGGAATcctaacaacaacaacaacaataacaataataataataaccaACAATGGAaccaaaacaataataataaccAACAATGGAACCAAgacgaaaacaacaataataaaaataaccaaCAATTGAATCAAAACAATAAGGTTAATCAGCCACAGAATCAAAACATCAATAAGGACCATCAAAGgaatcaaaacaataaacaaaaccaGCCACTGAAAcctcaatataataaaaatgacgTTGATAAGCTATGGAAAACAATGGGATCCTTAATAGTCAGTAAACTACAAAGTATTTCTCAACCATCACCACAGCGAACACAAAAAAATGGTCGATCATTCCCAAATGAATCATCTCGAAATCAGAGGAGaagaagaagaaagaaaaaggTTGGAACGACAATGAGTCCACACGATATGGCAGAAGAAATGTTTGGGACATCTGAAGTAGATCCTGCAATATTAGAAATGCTGGCTAAGTCTAACaagaataaatttcaattataa
- the LOC134705279 gene encoding putative uncharacterized protein DDB_G0286901, translating into MFLSIFLLLSFSISTRGIIINGMQCQCTCTDPDYPNQKISINGNLNEKTNNLDSIKISVKTTDASTRTPLITREAQQLSTKTQNRKEQLNAVITEPKSNTKSKTIDVVTATDKKNSTNEIKAPKLNNVWDVFGKKPKKKEKANTVVDKNVWSMFSAPPKNNNNNGNVPGNNQQFNNRQSTNYFDQNNNMGMQRNNMNGNNNQWQTQNRNNGNNYNHNNGNMNNNNQWRNGNTNNNQQWNPNNNNNNNQQQQWNPNNSNNNQQQWNPNNNNNQPWNQNNNNNNQPWKRKNNNQQWSGNNNIDNRPWNGNNNNNNQPWNRNNHNRRSRNDAITTMNPLDTAEALFGTSEVDPKILEILANPKKYNL; encoded by the coding sequence ATGTTTCTAAGTATTTTTCTTCTCTtaagtttttcaatttcaacacgAGGGATAATAATAAATGGAATGCAATGTCAGTGCACGTGTACTGATCCGGATTATCCAAACCAAAAAATAAGCATCAACGGAAAtctaaacgagaaaactaataaTCTAGATTCAATTAAAATCTCGGTGAAAACCACTGATGCATCAACAAGAACACCATTGATAACAAGAGAAGCACAACAGTTgtcaacaaaaacacaaaataggaAAGAACAACTAAATGCTGTTATTACAGAACCAAAATCTAATACGAAATCTAAAACTATTGACGTTGTGACGGCAAccgataaaaaaaattccacaAACGAAATTAAAGCTCCAAAGCTTAACAATGTATGGGATGTATTTGGAAAGAAACCGAAAAAGAAAGAGAAAGCAAATACAGTTGTTGATAAGAACGTATGGAGTATGTTTTCAGCGCCaccaaaaaataacaacaataatgGAAACGTTCCCGGTAATAATCAGCAGTTTAACAATAGGCAAAGTACCAATTACTTCGACCAGAACAATAATATGGGAATGCAACGAAATAATATGAACGGAAACAACAATCAGTGGCAGACACAGAACAGAAATAACGGCAATAACTATAACCATAACAATGGTAATATGAACAATAACAACCAGTGGAGAAATGGAAACACCAATAATAATCAGCAATGGAATCCaaacaacaataataataataatcaacaACAACAATGGAATCCAAACAACAGCAATAATAACCAACAACAATGGAATccaaacaacaacaataatcAACCATGGAACCAAAACAACAATAATAACAATCAACCATGGAAAAGAAAGAACAATAATCAGCAATGGAGCGgaaataataatattgataatcGACCGTGGAATGGaaacaacaataataataatcaacCATGGAACCGAAACAATCACAATCGTCGTTCCAGAAACGATGCAATAACCACAATGAATCCACTAGACACTGCAGAAGCACTCTTTGGTACATCTGAAGTGGATCCTAAGATACTAGAGATACTGGCTAACCCAAAGAAATACAATCTATAA
- the LOC134705907 gene encoding uncharacterized protein LOC134705907, with protein MFAFLALTIAGLFLQDLVVNADHFNESVLKRLDRLEQKVESLQVENLKLQEENQNLNEENSVIRSRLKTIEKQNAIQNAYSETKPQTIDNNNENDTHRIHDTKEYKIKMVDDISLENHHYKRLLIGNTTPVPTVTIPKVAFAVQLTKEITTLGSHQIIEYDKVLLNDGNGYDVRHGHFTTPVKGVYLMSVVVYTDRQNTIHLDLVKNGHLITSVFADGRTDFASSTIVFPILLQQGDMVWLRTHQGDEGKALSGLSLYMLNAFTGALLYAL; from the exons ATGTTTGCCTTTTTGGCGTTGACAATTGCAGGACTGTTTCTCCAAGATTTAGTTGTAAATGCCGACCATTTTAATGAGtctgttttaaaaagattaG aTAGATTAGAACAAAAAGTTGAAAGCCTACAAGTAGAAAATTTAAAGCTGCAAgaagaaaatcaaaatcttaATGAAGAAAACAGTGTAATAAGATCCAGATTAAAAACAATAGAGAAACAAAATGCAATTCAAAACGCTTACTCCGAAACAAAACCCCAAACAATAGACAATAACAACGAGAATGATACACATAGGATACATGAcacaaaagaatataaaatcaaaatggtaGATGACATTTCTTTGGAAAATCACCATTACAAAAGACTgttgataggaaatacaa ctCCAGTACCTACAGTGACTATACCAAAAGTAGCTTTTGCTGTGCAGTTGACTAAGGAAATAACTACGCTTGGATCTCACCAAATTATCGAATATGATAAAGTGTTATTGAATGATGGAAACGGTTATGATGTTCGCCATGGACATTTTACTACACCAGTCAAAGGTGTTTATCTCATGTCAGTCGTCGTTTATACAGACCGCCAAAATACTATTCATTTAGATCTGGTTAAAAATGGCCACCTCATCACAAGTGTGTTCGCCGATGGTCGTACTGATTTCGCTTCCAGCACTATTGTGTTTCCAATTTTACTTCAGCAAGGTGACATGGTTTGGTTACGCACTCATCAAGGAGATGAGGGAAAGGCACTATCTGGGTTGAGTCTGTACATGCTCAATGCATTTACAGGAGCACTTCTTTATGcactttag